In Oryza sativa Japonica Group chromosome 11, ASM3414082v1, the following are encoded in one genomic region:
- the LOC4349526 gene encoding THO complex subunit 4A isoform X1 — MAADSLDMSLDDLITNKYKRRSRPDPAPSARRFHSRAATRAAAAPYHAITFQAPPTAYTHPTPVETGTKLHISNLDYAVSNEDIKELFSEVGDVKRYSINYDKSGRSKGTAEVVFSRKSDALAAVKRYNNVQLDGKPMKLELIGINIEPPPPAMFGFAAPAGYFDFPPKSAEIFSGPGRGGRGWPRGRGGFGGRGRGHVGRGRGRGDRGSRKISAEDLDADLDKYHAEGMQMS; from the exons ATGGCGGCGGACTCGCTGGACATGTCCCTCGACGACCTCATCACCAACAAGTACAAGCGCCGCTCCCGTCCAGATCCAGCGCCCTCTGCCCGCCGCTTCCACTcccgcgccgccacccgcgCTGCTGCCGCTCCCTATCACGCCATCACCTTTCAG GCGCCGCCCACGGCCTACACCCACCCGACGCCCGTCGAGACCGGCACCAAGCTCCACATCTCCAACCTCGACTACGCCGTCTCCAATGAGGACATCAAG GAACTCTTCTCTGAGGTTGGCGATGTCAAGCGTTACTCTATTAACTATGACAAGAGTGGAAGATCCAAG GGAACTGCAGAGGTTGTATTTTCCAGAAAATCTGATGCCCTGGCTGCTGTTAAGAGATACAACAATGTGCAGCTGGATGGCAAACCTATGAAACTTGAGCTCATTGGTATAAATATTGAGCCACCACCACCTGCTATGTTTGGTTTCGCTGCACCAGCTGGATACTTCGATTTTCCTCCCAAAAG TGCTGAAATTTTCAGTGGACCTGGCAGGGGTGGAAGAGGATGGCCTCGGGGCAGGGGTGGATTTGGTGGGCGTGGTCGGGGTCATGTGGGTCGTGGGCGAGGGAGGGGAGACCGTGGAAGTCGGAAGATTTCTGCTGAAGACCTGGATGCTGACTTGGACAAGTACCATGCGGAAGGAATGCAAATGAGCTAG
- the LOC4349526 gene encoding THO complex subunit 4A isoform X2, with the protein MAADSLDMSLDDLITNKYKRRSRPDPAPSARRFHSRAATRAAAAPYHAITFQAPPTAYTHPTPVETGTKLHISNLDYAVSNEDIKELFSEVGDVKRYSINYDKSGRSKGTAEVVFSRKSDALAAVKRYNNVQLDGKPMKLELIGINIEPPPPAMFGFAAPAGYFDFPPKSGPGRGGRGWPRGRGGFGGRGRGHVGRGRGRGDRGSRKISAEDLDADLDKYHAEGMQMS; encoded by the exons ATGGCGGCGGACTCGCTGGACATGTCCCTCGACGACCTCATCACCAACAAGTACAAGCGCCGCTCCCGTCCAGATCCAGCGCCCTCTGCCCGCCGCTTCCACTcccgcgccgccacccgcgCTGCTGCCGCTCCCTATCACGCCATCACCTTTCAG GCGCCGCCCACGGCCTACACCCACCCGACGCCCGTCGAGACCGGCACCAAGCTCCACATCTCCAACCTCGACTACGCCGTCTCCAATGAGGACATCAAG GAACTCTTCTCTGAGGTTGGCGATGTCAAGCGTTACTCTATTAACTATGACAAGAGTGGAAGATCCAAG GGAACTGCAGAGGTTGTATTTTCCAGAAAATCTGATGCCCTGGCTGCTGTTAAGAGATACAACAATGTGCAGCTGGATGGCAAACCTATGAAACTTGAGCTCATTGGTATAAATATTGAGCCACCACCACCTGCTATGTTTGGTTTCGCTGCACCAGCTGGATACTTCGATTTTCCTCCCAAAAG TGGACCTGGCAGGGGTGGAAGAGGATGGCCTCGGGGCAGGGGTGGATTTGGTGGGCGTGGTCGGGGTCATGTGGGTCGTGGGCGAGGGAGGGGAGACCGTGGAAGTCGGAAGATTTCTGCTGAAGACCTGGATGCTGACTTGGACAAGTACCATGCGGAAGGAATGCAAATGAGCTAG
- the LOC4349526 gene encoding THO complex subunit 4A isoform X3 produces MAADSLDMSLDDLITNKYKRRSRPDPAPSARRFHSRAATRAAAAPYHAITFQAPPTAYTHPTPVETGTKLHISNLDYAVSNEDIKELFSEVGDVKRYSINYDKSGRSKGTAEVVFSRKSDALAAVKRYNNVQLDGKPMKLELIGINIEPPPPAMFGFAAPAGYFDFPPKRGGRGWPRGRGGFGGRGRGHVGRGRGRGDRGSRKISAEDLDADLDKYHAEGMQMS; encoded by the exons ATGGCGGCGGACTCGCTGGACATGTCCCTCGACGACCTCATCACCAACAAGTACAAGCGCCGCTCCCGTCCAGATCCAGCGCCCTCTGCCCGCCGCTTCCACTcccgcgccgccacccgcgCTGCTGCCGCTCCCTATCACGCCATCACCTTTCAG GCGCCGCCCACGGCCTACACCCACCCGACGCCCGTCGAGACCGGCACCAAGCTCCACATCTCCAACCTCGACTACGCCGTCTCCAATGAGGACATCAAG GAACTCTTCTCTGAGGTTGGCGATGTCAAGCGTTACTCTATTAACTATGACAAGAGTGGAAGATCCAAG GGAACTGCAGAGGTTGTATTTTCCAGAAAATCTGATGCCCTGGCTGCTGTTAAGAGATACAACAATGTGCAGCTGGATGGCAAACCTATGAAACTTGAGCTCATTGGTATAAATATTGAGCCACCACCACCTGCTATGTTTGGTTTCGCTGCACCAGCTGGATACTTCGATTTTCCTCCCAAAAG GGGTGGAAGAGGATGGCCTCGGGGCAGGGGTGGATTTGGTGGGCGTGGTCGGGGTCATGTGGGTCGTGGGCGAGGGAGGGGAGACCGTGGAAGTCGGAAGATTTCTGCTGAAGACCTGGATGCTGACTTGGACAAGTACCATGCGGAAGGAATGCAAATGAGCTAG